The genomic segment ttcgtttctgctatgccaagatgggaactccactcccatatattttaaatcttaaaagagtgatttttaagtgaaataatgtcTTGCTTTCTGGAAAAGAATTCTAAGGCCCAGTTCCACTGTGACCAAATCTACCTGTTCCCTCATATTTCTTTACCCCAAATTCCAAAATGCTAAGAAAAGGAAAGCCCAAGAGGCCATgatatgcatatttatttgtttgctttagcAGAATCATAAGGGGTTTGTCTTTGTTATATAGAGGCCAGGACTATATCAGAAAACCAGAGAAATAGATTATGGCTAGGGCTTGCTCCGGATCTTTAGTTTCCACTTCTGCTTCCAGCCACACCTTATCACCTTTGCTCAGTGGGAGGGTCAACATGCCAGAGAGATTCCTGATCTCTTGGGTGGAGACCTGATGCTTTTCTAAGACAGGACTTTTGTCCTTCATCAGCCAAATTATCACCTTGCAGTGACGGAGCTCTACATCAAAGACGAAATGGTAATTTCCTGGCAATTCACAGGTGAAGACCCCTGTGTCCTCCCCAAAGTCCTTCTGGGCATTGTACAGGACCTCCGTGAAGTTGACAGGCTTCGAAGGTGAAGGCAGCTTGCCACTGAGCTTCACAGTGAAGGCTGACTCCCTCTTACATGGGCATTTTGTATTTGGTCCTGGATATCCTGGTAATCCTGGTAATCCTGGTGGACCTGGGAAGACGGAGAAGATCCAGGAGGAAGGTCAGAGCATCTGCTAAAAGGTGATACCTCGGGGGATCTGGGAAAACCACCACTTTTTGGTTATAACATCATGGTCAAGAGATGGATCTTTGATGTGTGAGTCAATGGTTGAGTCACCTCTCTGAAACTGAGCAACCATGTGGTCTTGCGAAAGTCAATTAATCTTTCTGGGCTGTATTTCTTCACCTGAAAATAACATTATTGACCTCTCGTATGACTGAAGTTGGAATGAGACAATGCATTTAAAGTACCAAATACAGGGCTTACCAAACTTTAAGCCTTACAGAAAGACCTACACGGCATGACCTCACATACctgtggaacctaaaaaagtTGAACTCATAGAAGCAGACACAGAATGCTGATTGCCAGAgattggggggcgggggaacAAGGGAGATGTGAATCAAAGGATACACCATTTTGGTCATGCAGGAGGATTAGGTTCTCGAGATTTAAGGAACAGCATTGTGACTGTCCATTGAAAATTCACAATTCTTGCCGTATCAGAGAGTGAGAATGCAGATGAATCCCAACATggctctatttcttttcttttcccttttaatcaAATACACACCAAAGAGGGAGGTGGGGCGATGTGGGTCAAAGGATACAAAGTGTCAGTTACGCAGCCTGAATGACTTCTGGTATCTAGTGGGGCTATGTGGGTCAAAGGATACAAAGTGTCAGTTACACAGCCTGA from the Sus scrofa isolate TJ Tabasco breed Duroc unplaced genomic scaffold, Sscrofa11.1 Contig1878, whole genome shotgun sequence genome contains:
- the LOC110258309 gene encoding protein HP-20 homolog; the encoded protein is MAGIWILASIILAAVLEKGGCVGPPGPRGPPGPPGLMGFPGFRGPPGLPGLPGYPGPNTKCPCKRESAFTVKLSGKLPSPSKPVNFTEVLYNAQKDFGEDTGVFTCELPGNYHFVFDVELRHCKVIIWLMKDKSPVLEKHQVSTQEIRNLSGMLTLPLSKGDKVWLEAEVETKDPEQALAIIYFSGFLI